Proteins found in one Thermus islandicus DSM 21543 genomic segment:
- the fba gene encoding class II fructose-1,6-bisphosphate aldolase, with protein sequence MPLVTGKEVLDKARREGYAVPSFNTNNLEITQAILEVAEELRAPVFIQVSDGARKYAGMETLANLVKDMAGRVRVPVVLHLDHGADFPMVMQALRAGFTSVMIDASHHPFEENVRETQRVVEAAHAVGVSVEAELGRLQGIEDNVQVSEAEAFLTDPGEAERFVAETGIDYLAIAIGTSHGAYKGRGRPYIDHKRLEEIAKRVSIPLVLHGASGVPTWLKERLLATGAELKEATGIHDEDIQRAIPNGIAKINIDTDLRLAMTLGIREVVTQNPKEYDPRKILGKGRDYLKQVIREKFALMGTVGRA encoded by the coding sequence ATGCCCTTGGTGACAGGTAAGGAGGTCTTGGACAAGGCGAGGCGGGAAGGCTACGCTGTGCCCAGCTTCAACACCAACAACCTGGAGATCACCCAGGCCATCCTCGAGGTGGCCGAGGAGCTTAGGGCCCCGGTGTTCATCCAGGTTTCCGACGGGGCCCGCAAGTACGCCGGCATGGAGACCCTGGCCAACCTGGTGAAGGACATGGCGGGCCGGGTGCGCGTGCCCGTGGTCCTCCACCTGGACCACGGGGCGGACTTCCCGATGGTCATGCAGGCCCTCAGGGCGGGCTTTACCAGCGTGATGATAGACGCCAGCCACCATCCCTTTGAGGAGAACGTGCGGGAGACCCAAAGGGTGGTGGAGGCGGCCCACGCCGTGGGGGTGAGCGTGGAGGCAGAACTGGGGCGTCTCCAGGGGATTGAGGACAACGTCCAGGTCTCCGAGGCCGAGGCCTTCCTCACCGACCCCGGGGAGGCCGAGCGCTTCGTGGCGGAGACGGGGATAGATTACCTGGCCATCGCCATCGGCACCAGCCACGGGGCCTACAAGGGGAGGGGAAGGCCCTACATAGACCACAAGCGCCTGGAGGAGATCGCCAAACGGGTTTCCATCCCCTTGGTCCTCCACGGGGCGAGCGGGGTGCCCACGTGGCTTAAGGAGAGGCTTCTCGCCACGGGAGCCGAGCTCAAGGAGGCCACCGGCATCCACGACGAGGACATCCAAAGGGCCATCCCCAACGGCATCGCTAAGATCAACATAGACACGGATTTGCGCCTGGCCATGACCCTGGGGATACGGGAGGTGGTGACGCAAAACCCCAAGGAGTACGACCCCCGCAAGATCCTGGGCAAGGGGCGGGACTACCTGAAGCAGGTGATCCGCGAGAAGTTTGCCCTCATGGGTACGGTGG
- the rpe gene encoding ribulose-phosphate 3-epimerase translates to MLKFAPSILTADLTRLKEAIAEAEAAGVDWIHLDVMDGLFVPNLTFGPLLVEAVRRVTDLPLDVHLMIVQPERYLEDFAQAGADHITVHFEATYHPHRAVERVKELGKKAGLAVNPGTPLEAFEPLLPELDLALLMSVNPGFGGQRYIPTATARLKRLKEMRDRLNPGCLIEVDGGVNRQTVAEVYRAGADVAVAGSALFNGRPVAENLKALKEAIYALGDR, encoded by the coding sequence ATGCTAAAGTTCGCGCCCTCCATTCTCACGGCGGACCTGACGAGGCTGAAGGAGGCCATAGCGGAGGCGGAGGCGGCGGGGGTGGACTGGATCCACCTGGACGTGATGGATGGCTTGTTCGTCCCCAACCTCACCTTCGGGCCTCTCCTCGTGGAGGCGGTGCGGCGGGTCACGGACCTTCCTTTGGACGTTCACCTCATGATCGTGCAGCCGGAGCGCTACCTCGAGGACTTCGCCCAAGCCGGGGCGGACCACATCACCGTGCACTTTGAGGCCACCTACCACCCGCACCGGGCGGTGGAGCGGGTGAAGGAGCTGGGGAAAAAGGCGGGGCTCGCCGTGAACCCTGGGACCCCCCTAGAGGCCTTTGAGCCCCTCCTTCCCGAGCTGGACCTCGCCCTCCTCATGAGCGTGAACCCGGGGTTTGGCGGCCAGCGGTACATCCCCACCGCCACGGCCAGGCTCAAGCGCCTCAAGGAGATGCGGGACCGCCTGAACCCAGGCTGCCTGATTGAGGTGGACGGGGGCGTGAACCGGCAGACCGTGGCCGAGGTTTACCGGGCAGGGGCCGACGTGGCCGTGGCGGGAAGCGCCCTTTTTAACGGCCGCCCGGTGGCAGAGAACTTAAAAGCGCTGAAGGAGGCCATCTATGCCCTTGGTGACAGGTAA
- a CDS encoding phosphoribulokinase, with the protein MPHRPFMLGIAGDSGAGKTTLSAGIARLLGEERTTRICVDDYHRYDRKQRKQLGITPLNPECNYLDIMEQHVRLLAEGEPILKPVYNHSTGTFDPPVYVPAPRAVEEGGRLIPRVVILEGLLTLYSPALRGRYHLMVYLDPEEELRREWKVKRDVAKRGYTPEEVLADIERRMPDSRAFIWPQKEHADIVVRFYRPPGYDPENPSTLNVRITLKHTLPRMDLSEVLHSAYEDEALVRLETRKEADILDITGNISPERAQAFERIVWEHLGPHAEHFDPSLVGTFWDRAGQSYPLALTQLIIAYYLVKMRELAIERGHLRVA; encoded by the coding sequence ATGCCACATAGGCCCTTCATGTTGGGTATTGCCGGGGACTCGGGGGCGGGGAAGACCACCCTCTCCGCAGGCATCGCTCGGCTTCTGGGGGAGGAGCGCACCACCCGGATTTGCGTGGACGACTACCACAGGTACGACCGCAAGCAGCGCAAGCAGCTGGGCATCACCCCCTTGAACCCCGAGTGCAACTACCTGGACATCATGGAGCAGCACGTGCGGCTCCTGGCGGAGGGGGAGCCCATTCTGAAGCCGGTCTATAACCACTCCACCGGCACCTTTGACCCGCCGGTATATGTACCTGCCCCACGGGCGGTGGAGGAAGGGGGGCGGCTTATCCCGAGGGTGGTGATCCTGGAAGGCCTCCTCACCCTGTACTCCCCTGCCCTGAGGGGGCGGTACCACCTGATGGTCTACCTGGACCCTGAGGAGGAGCTTAGGCGGGAGTGGAAGGTGAAACGGGATGTGGCCAAGCGGGGCTACACCCCGGAGGAGGTCTTGGCCGATATAGAGCGGCGCATGCCCGACTCTCGTGCCTTCATCTGGCCCCAGAAGGAGCACGCGGACATCGTGGTCCGCTTCTACCGTCCCCCTGGCTACGACCCGGAAAACCCCAGCACCCTTAACGTGCGCATCACCCTCAAGCACACCCTGCCCCGGATGGACCTTTCGGAGGTCCTGCATTCCGCCTACGAGGACGAGGCCCTCGTCCGCCTGGAAACCCGCAAGGAGGCGGACATCCTGGACATCACCGGAAACATTTCCCCCGAGAGGGCCCAAGCCTTTGAAAGGATCGTCTGGGAGCACCTGGGTCCCCACGCAGAGCACTTTGACCCCAGCCTGGTGGGCACCTTCTGGGATAGGGCGGGGCAGAGCTACCCCCTGGCCCTGACCCAGCTCATCATCGCCTACTACCTGGTTAAGATGCGGGAGCTGGCCATTGAGCGGGGGCACCTGCGGGTGGCCTAG
- a CDS encoding AAA family ATPase has product MEPKGLAVVKNPEIEAVLEALDRELVGLAPVKRRIREIAAYLSVDRLRRELGLVSDRPTLHMAFVGPPGTGKTTVALRMATILHRLGYIRRDHLVVASRDDLVGQYIGHTAPKTKEVLKRAMGGVLFIDEAYSLYRAENERDYGQETLEILLQVMENQREDLVVILAGYKDRMEEFFALNPGMRSRIAHHIEFPPYSLEELYRIGLLMLERQGYRLSPEAEGAFREYLERRMALPNFAYARSVRNALDRFKLRQAYRLYQKAGPVTPEELMTLEAEDIYQSSVFRERKEAEDAT; this is encoded by the coding sequence ATGGAACCGAAAGGCCTCGCGGTGGTGAAAAACCCGGAGATAGAGGCGGTGCTGGAAGCGCTGGACCGGGAGCTGGTGGGCCTTGCCCCCGTAAAGCGGCGCATCCGGGAGATCGCCGCTTACCTCTCCGTGGACCGGCTCCGCCGGGAGCTGGGCCTGGTTTCCGACCGCCCTACCCTCCACATGGCCTTCGTGGGCCCCCCGGGCACCGGAAAGACCACCGTGGCCCTCCGCATGGCCACCATCCTCCACCGGCTGGGCTACATTCGCCGGGACCACCTGGTGGTGGCGAGCCGGGACGATCTGGTGGGCCAGTACATCGGCCACACAGCCCCCAAGACCAAGGAGGTATTGAAGCGGGCCATGGGGGGGGTCCTCTTCATCGACGAGGCCTACAGCCTCTACCGGGCAGAAAACGAGCGGGACTACGGGCAAGAAACCCTGGAGATCCTCCTCCAGGTCATGGAGAACCAGCGGGAGGACCTGGTGGTGATCCTGGCCGGGTACAAGGACCGCATGGAGGAGTTTTTCGCCCTTAACCCGGGTATGCGCTCCCGCATCGCCCACCACATAGAGTTCCCCCCCTACAGCCTAGAGGAGCTCTACCGCATCGGCCTCCTCATGCTGGAGAGGCAGGGTTACCGCCTTAGCCCGGAGGCCGAGGGGGCTTTCCGGGAGTACCTGGAGAGGCGGATGGCCCTGCCTAACTTTGCCTATGCCCGGAGCGTGCGCAACGCGCTAGACCGCTTCAAGCTCCGGCAGGCCTACCGCCTCTACCAGAAGGCGGGCCCCGTGACCCCGGAGGAGCTCATGACCTTGGAGGCGGAGGACATCTACCAAAGCTCCGTCTTTAGGGAGAGGAAGGAGGCGGAAGATGCCACATAG
- a CDS encoding ribulose bisphosphate carboxylase small subunit, whose product MRITQGTFSYLPDLTDEEIEAQIRYILQNGWAVSIEYTDDPSPYNVYWNMWGLPMFDLEDPAPAMYEFRKCREAFPHHYIKVNGYDPSPMWQAQRVSFIAHRPRAEEPGFRLHRTLWSDGRRLKYTLEPYATQKPEGERYREE is encoded by the coding sequence ATGAGGATCACCCAAGGGACCTTTTCCTATCTGCCGGACCTCACTGACGAGGAGATCGAGGCCCAGATCCGCTACATCCTCCAAAACGGTTGGGCGGTGTCCATTGAGTACACCGATGATCCCAGCCCTTACAACGTCTACTGGAACATGTGGGGCCTGCCCATGTTTGACCTGGAGGACCCGGCCCCGGCCATGTACGAGTTCAGGAAGTGCCGGGAGGCCTTCCCCCACCACTACATCAAGGTGAACGGCTACGACCCCTCCCCCATGTGGCAGGCCCAGCGGGTCTCCTTCATCGCCCACAGGCCCAGGGCGGAGGAGCCGGGCTTCCGCCTCCACCGCACCCTCTGGAGCGACGGCAGGAGGCTCAAGTACACCCTGGAACCCTACGCCACCCAGAAGCCAGAAGGGGAGCGCTATCGGGAGGAGTAA
- a CDS encoding form I ribulose bisphosphate carboxylase large subunit gives MATQYAGKGKYSKAGVLEYKEMGYYDPDYEPKDTDTIALFRVTPQPGVEPEEAAAAVAGESSTATWTVVWTDRLTYLDRYRAKAFRVEPVPGNPEQYFAWIAYDLALFEEGSIANMTSSIIGNVFGFKALRALRLEDLRIPVAYLKTFKGAPHGIPVERDMLNKYGRPLLGATVKPKLGLSGRNYGRVVYEALAGGLDFTKDDENINSQAFMRWRDRFLYAQEAVMKAEQVTGERKGHYMNVTAPDMEQVYERAEFAKEIGSIIIMADLTMGYTALQSLSNWCHKNGMILHLHRASHATFTRQKNHGINFRVLAKWMRMLGVDHIHAGTAVGKLEGDPNLVRGYYDILREQYVRADPVKGIFFDQDWAYLPAVMPVASGGIHAGQMHLLLSLFGDDVVLQFGGGTIGHPMGIQAGATANRVALEAMVKARNEGRDILAEGPEILKKAAQHSPALAAALETWGSVTFDFASTDTPDALPTPS, from the coding sequence ATGGCAACCCAGTACGCGGGCAAAGGCAAGTACAGCAAGGCGGGGGTCTTGGAGTACAAGGAGATGGGCTACTACGACCCCGACTACGAGCCTAAGGACACCGACACCATCGCCCTTTTCCGGGTGACCCCTCAGCCTGGGGTGGAGCCCGAAGAGGCGGCCGCTGCGGTGGCTGGGGAGTCCAGCACCGCCACGTGGACCGTGGTCTGGACGGACCGCCTCACCTACCTGGACCGCTACCGGGCCAAGGCCTTTCGGGTAGAGCCGGTTCCCGGTAACCCCGAGCAGTACTTTGCCTGGATCGCCTACGACCTGGCGCTTTTTGAAGAAGGCTCCATCGCCAATATGACCTCCAGCATCATCGGCAACGTCTTCGGCTTCAAGGCCTTGAGGGCGCTGCGGCTTGAGGACTTGCGAATCCCCGTGGCCTACCTCAAGACCTTCAAGGGGGCCCCTCACGGCATCCCCGTGGAGCGGGACATGCTGAACAAGTACGGCCGCCCCCTCCTCGGGGCCACGGTGAAGCCCAAGCTGGGGCTTTCTGGCCGAAACTACGGCCGGGTGGTCTACGAGGCCTTGGCCGGAGGGCTGGACTTCACCAAGGACGACGAGAACATCAACTCCCAAGCCTTCATGCGCTGGCGGGACCGCTTCCTCTACGCCCAGGAGGCGGTAATGAAGGCGGAGCAGGTGACCGGGGAACGCAAGGGGCACTACATGAACGTCACCGCTCCGGACATGGAGCAGGTCTACGAGCGGGCGGAGTTCGCTAAGGAAATAGGGTCCATCATCATCATGGCGGACCTCACCATGGGCTATACGGCCCTCCAGAGCCTTTCCAACTGGTGCCACAAAAACGGCATGATCCTCCACCTCCACCGGGCCAGCCATGCCACCTTTACCCGGCAGAAAAACCATGGCATCAACTTCCGGGTTCTGGCCAAGTGGATGCGCATGCTGGGGGTGGACCACATCCACGCGGGCACCGCCGTGGGGAAGCTGGAGGGGGATCCCAACCTCGTGCGGGGGTACTACGATATCCTCCGGGAGCAGTATGTCAGGGCCGATCCCGTAAAGGGCATCTTCTTTGACCAGGACTGGGCCTACCTGCCCGCGGTCATGCCCGTAGCCTCGGGGGGCATCCACGCCGGCCAGATGCACCTGCTCCTCTCCCTTTTTGGAGACGACGTGGTGTTGCAGTTTGGGGGTGGCACCATCGGCCATCCCATGGGCATCCAGGCAGGGGCCACGGCCAACCGGGTGGCCCTCGAGGCCATGGTCAAGGCCAGAAACGAAGGCCGGGACATCCTGGCCGAGGGGCCCGAGATCCTGAAGAAGGCGGCCCAGCACTCCCCTGCCCTGGCCGCCGCGTTGGAGACCTGGGGGAGCGTCACCTTTGACTTCGCTTCCACCGACACCCCGGATGCCCTGCCTACCCCGAGCTAG
- the glpX gene encoding class II fructose-bisphosphatase, with product MPTRNLGLDLMRATEAAALASARHVGRGDKEAGDRAAVEAMRLLLNTLDFRGRVVIGEGEKDRAPMLYNGEVLGQGEGPFWDLAVDPVEGTRLLALGRPGAISAIAAAPEGALFNPGPGFYAAKLVVGPEAREAIDLRASVAENLRAIAKALRKEVRELTVFVLDKPRHARLIEEIRLAGARVSLQTDGDVAGALAAVLPDTGVDVLMGTGGTPEGVLAAVAVKALGGGMQMRLDPQGEEERWNLIHAGFDLDKVYTLDELCKAEDTHFAATGITDGPFLRGVRYGKGQAWTESWVIRGATGTLRKVEAWHRLEKLRGISPVAY from the coding sequence ATGCCCACGCGCAACCTCGGCCTGGACCTCATGCGGGCCACAGAGGCCGCTGCGTTGGCCTCGGCCCGGCACGTGGGCCGGGGGGACAAGGAGGCCGGGGACCGGGCGGCGGTGGAGGCCATGCGCCTCCTGCTCAACACCTTGGACTTTCGGGGCCGGGTGGTGATCGGGGAGGGGGAAAAGGACCGGGCCCCCATGCTGTACAACGGGGAGGTGCTGGGCCAGGGGGAGGGTCCCTTTTGGGACCTGGCCGTGGACCCCGTGGAGGGCACCAGGCTTCTCGCCCTGGGGCGGCCTGGGGCCATCAGCGCCATCGCCGCAGCCCCTGAGGGGGCCCTCTTCAACCCCGGGCCCGGCTTCTACGCGGCCAAGCTGGTGGTGGGGCCTGAGGCCAGGGAGGCCATAGACCTCCGGGCCTCCGTGGCGGAGAACCTGAGGGCGATCGCCAAGGCCCTGAGGAAAGAGGTGCGGGAGCTTACCGTTTTTGTTTTGGACAAGCCCAGGCATGCCCGGCTCATAGAGGAGATCCGTTTGGCGGGGGCCCGCGTGAGCCTGCAAACCGATGGGGACGTGGCCGGCGCCTTGGCCGCCGTCCTTCCCGACACCGGGGTGGACGTGCTCATGGGCACGGGAGGTACCCCAGAGGGGGTGCTGGCTGCGGTGGCGGTCAAGGCCCTAGGGGGTGGGATGCAGATGCGCCTGGATCCTCAGGGTGAGGAGGAGCGCTGGAACCTGATTCACGCGGGTTTTGACCTGGACAAGGTTTACACATTAGATGAACTATGTAAAGCCGAGGACACCCACTTCGCCGCCACGGGCATCACCGACGGTCCCTTCCTTCGGGGGGTGCGCTATGGGAAAGGCCAGGCGTGGACGGAAAGCTGGGTGATCCGTGGGGCCACGGGTACCCTCCGCAAGGTGGAGGCCTGGCATCGGCTTGAGAAGCTTCGGGGCATCAGCCCCGTGGCCTACTGA
- a CDS encoding LysR family transcriptional regulator gives MLISKGAKLPNPAALRVFVTVVAEGGVGRAALALGITQPAVSQYLRTLEEQVGHPLFERQGRHLVLTRVGEALLPEARRVVQALEEFQRISQAMGRLELGEVTLGAATTMATYVLPLFLKKFHEAHPGVRVHVESGSSERLAERLRLGELELAVLEGVERWEGYERHLFYEDELVLIVPPEHPWAAREGVPPEWLREETLVVRKPGSMTWRVLERAFEQAGLELNPTFYTDNNEVTKRLVMAGAGVGIVSRVVVQPNLKVGNLRALRLAPPVGEIRRYFWLVHPKAVTNPAAQALIDLLRA, from the coding sequence ATGCTCATATCCAAAGGCGCTAAACTCCCGAACCCTGCCGCATTACGGGTCTTCGTGACGGTGGTGGCGGAGGGGGGAGTGGGCCGGGCGGCCTTGGCCCTGGGGATCACCCAGCCCGCGGTAAGCCAGTACCTGCGGACCCTGGAGGAACAGGTAGGCCATCCCCTCTTTGAACGGCAGGGACGGCACTTGGTCCTCACCCGGGTAGGAGAGGCCCTGCTCCCCGAGGCCCGGCGGGTGGTGCAGGCCCTGGAGGAGTTCCAGCGCATTTCCCAGGCCATGGGGCGGCTGGAGCTGGGCGAGGTAACCCTGGGGGCTGCTACCACCATGGCCACCTACGTCCTCCCCCTTTTCCTCAAGAAGTTCCACGAGGCCCACCCCGGGGTGCGGGTCCACGTGGAAAGCGGAAGCTCCGAGCGCCTGGCAGAGCGCCTCCGGCTTGGCGAGCTGGAGCTAGCCGTCCTGGAAGGGGTGGAGCGGTGGGAGGGGTACGAGCGCCACCTCTTCTACGAGGACGAGCTGGTGCTCATCGTGCCCCCGGAACATCCTTGGGCAGCCCGGGAAGGGGTGCCCCCCGAATGGCTGAGGGAGGAAACCCTGGTGGTGCGCAAACCGGGCTCCATGACCTGGCGGGTGCTGGAAAGGGCCTTTGAACAGGCGGGGTTGGAGTTAAACCCCACCTTTTACACGGACAACAACGAGGTCACCAAGCGGCTGGTGATGGCGGGCGCAGGGGTGGGCATCGTGAGCCGGGTGGTGGTCCAGCCCAACCTGAAGGTGGGGAACCTCAGGGCCCTCAGGCTTGCCCCGCCGGTGGGCGAGATCCGGCGTTACTTCTGGCTGGTCCACCCTAAGGCGGTGACGAATCCCGCAGCCCAGGCTTTGATTGACCTCCTACGGGCCTGA
- a CDS encoding phosphate-starvation-inducible PsiE family protein, with amino-acid sequence MRGTALRILQATETIIYLFAGFLIAAGAALLLLTTLTEGIQHFWQGDYGRVALGLLDRVLLSLMLAEILYTLVRFAREGGLEATPFLVIGIIAAIRRVLVLTAEALEKFDLKEPAFLAALAELGLLAFMVLAFALAIRWVRPVGGQSKPGLRDSSPP; translated from the coding sequence ATGAGAGGGACCGCTTTGCGCATCCTTCAGGCCACGGAGACGATCATCTACCTCTTCGCCGGGTTCCTGATCGCTGCGGGAGCTGCCCTCCTCCTCCTCACCACCCTGACGGAGGGGATCCAGCACTTTTGGCAGGGGGACTATGGAAGGGTGGCCTTGGGGCTTTTGGACCGCGTGCTCCTCTCCCTGATGCTGGCGGAGATCCTCTACACCTTGGTTCGCTTTGCCCGGGAAGGGGGCCTCGAGGCCACGCCTTTCCTGGTCATCGGCATCATCGCGGCCATCCGCCGGGTGCTGGTCCTAACCGCTGAGGCACTGGAGAAGTTTGACCTCAAAGAGCCCGCCTTTCTGGCGGCCTTGGCCGAGCTTGGCCTCCTCGCATTCATGGTGCTGGCCTTTGCCCTGGCCATACGCTGGGTCAGGCCCGTAGGAGGTCAATCAAAGCCTGGGCTGCGGGATTCGTCACCGCCTTAG
- a CDS encoding Dabb family protein has protein sequence MVEHLIVFNAEASREEVLRMAEEAKEVLLRIPGVVGLRFGEALLPGVRYRYFISVLFSGPEVVERYRDHPLHVDFADRVFRPMAKDRLTTDYQVVLEVPPCGR, from the coding sequence GTGGTGGAGCACCTGATCGTGTTCAACGCGGAAGCCTCCCGTGAGGAGGTCTTGCGCATGGCCGAGGAGGCCAAGGAGGTCCTGCTTCGCATTCCCGGGGTGGTGGGGCTTCGCTTTGGGGAGGCCCTTTTGCCAGGGGTTCGTTACCGCTACTTTATCTCCGTTCTCTTTTCTGGGCCCGAGGTGGTGGAACGCTACCGGGACCACCCCCTGCACGTGGACTTCGCCGACCGGGTCTTTCGCCCCATGGCCAAGGACCGCCTCACCACCGATTACCAGGTGGTCCTGGAGGTGCCCCCATGCGGGAGATGA
- a CDS encoding HAD-IA family hydrolase, with amino-acid sequence MVGLKALVWDLDGTLAETEEVHRAAFNRAFAEMGLPLFWDQDLYRSLLETTGGKERIARFLQGCQGCPPLSPEEIARVHRRKNELFAELLAQGVALRPGVSRLLWEAKGAGLRLALATTTSPENAHAFLARTGLEGVFDLVLAGDVVPRKKPDPAIYLLALKRLELAPREALALEDSRNGLLAASGAGLPVLVTPGLYTAHQDFSEAQAVLTHLGEPGRPGRVLQGPRQGQALVADLAYLEEVRGWWST; translated from the coding sequence ATGGTGGGGCTGAAGGCGTTGGTTTGGGATCTGGACGGCACCCTGGCGGAGACGGAGGAGGTCCACCGGGCGGCCTTCAACCGGGCGTTCGCCGAGATGGGCCTGCCCCTTTTTTGGGACCAAGACCTGTACCGCTCCCTCCTGGAGACCACCGGGGGCAAGGAGCGCATCGCCCGCTTCCTCCAGGGTTGCCAAGGCTGCCCCCCTCTTTCCCCCGAGGAGATCGCCCGCGTGCACCGCCGCAAGAACGAGCTCTTCGCCGAGCTCCTGGCGCAGGGTGTGGCCCTGAGGCCTGGGGTGTCTCGGCTCCTTTGGGAGGCCAAAGGGGCAGGGCTTAGGTTGGCCCTGGCCACCACCACCAGCCCGGAAAACGCCCACGCTTTCCTGGCGCGTACCGGCCTAGAGGGGGTGTTTGACCTGGTTTTGGCAGGGGATGTGGTTCCCCGGAAAAAGCCCGACCCCGCCATCTACCTCCTCGCCCTAAAGCGCCTGGAGTTGGCCCCTCGGGAGGCTTTGGCCCTGGAGGATTCCCGCAATGGCCTTCTCGCTGCCTCGGGGGCCGGGCTTCCCGTCCTGGTCACCCCGGGGCTTTATACCGCCCACCAAGACTTTTCCGAGGCCCAGGCGGTCCTCACCCACCTGGGAGAGCCGGGAAGGCCCGGGCGGGTGCTCCAGGGTCCCCGGCAGGGGCAGGCACTGGTGGCGGACCTGGCGTATCTGGAGGAGGTGAGAGGGTGGTGGAGCACCTGA
- a CDS encoding class II fructose-bisphosphate aldolase gives MLRSLREVLPERGRAVAAFDVVGLEWAEAVLEAAEALGVPVILSVAPHLGGAPLGALAPGLRYLGESARVPVALHLDHGESLAQIAEALRLGFTGVMLDASHLPLEENLRLTRLAVEVARAFGAGVEGEVGVVPGHYGAQGEEGEAQPLYTDPEEARRFWEATGVDALAVSVGTRHGFYKGPVRLNLPLLEELSALPVALVLHGASGLSPQEYRALIARGIRKINLYADLALEAARALKEAQGAYLELMAGMKEALKGLAMARMRLWWG, from the coding sequence ATGCTCAGGAGCCTTAGGGAGGTCCTTCCCGAACGGGGCCGGGCCGTGGCCGCTTTTGACGTGGTGGGCCTGGAGTGGGCCGAGGCGGTTTTGGAAGCGGCGGAGGCCCTAGGGGTGCCGGTGATCCTCAGCGTGGCCCCTCACCTGGGGGGGGCCCCTCTGGGGGCCCTGGCCCCCGGGCTTCGCTACCTGGGGGAGTCGGCCCGGGTTCCCGTGGCGCTCCATCTGGACCACGGGGAAAGCCTCGCCCAGATCGCGGAGGCCCTCCGCCTGGGCTTCACCGGCGTGATGCTGGACGCAAGCCACCTGCCCTTGGAGGAGAACCTCCGCCTTACCCGCTTGGCGGTGGAGGTGGCCCGGGCCTTTGGGGCCGGGGTGGAGGGGGAGGTGGGGGTGGTGCCGGGGCATTACGGCGCCCAGGGGGAGGAAGGGGAGGCCCAGCCCCTCTACACGGACCCGGAGGAGGCCCGCCGCTTTTGGGAAGCTACCGGGGTGGACGCCTTGGCGGTGAGCGTGGGTACCCGGCACGGGTTCTACAAGGGACCCGTGCGCCTGAACCTTCCCCTCCTGGAGGAGCTTTCCGCTTTACCCGTGGCCTTGGTGTTGCACGGGGCCTCGGGGCTTTCCCCGCAGGAGTACCGGGCCCTCATCGCCCGGGGGATCCGCAAGATCAACCTCTACGCCGACCTGGCCCTCGAGGCCGCCCGGGCTCTAAAGGAGGCCCAGGGGGCGTACTTGGAGCTTATGGCGGGAATGAAGGAGGCCCTCAAGGGGCTGGCCATGGCCAGGATGCGCCTATGGTGGGGCTGA
- a CDS encoding 2-phosphosulfolactate phosphatase, with protein MRFWVDPLPRPGAYAGVVVVVDVIRATTTAAAYLRAGARALVLAPSLEAARALKGREEVLAGEVGGLRPPGFDLGNSPREVAGLEGRTVVMATTNGTRAAHAVRGARAILLGSLQNATAVAQEAARLGEEVALVCAGREGRVALDDLYTAGIIGKRLQERGFRPMGDGAVLALLLTHQPPLEVLQASEAALALREVGLSADVEACARVDAHGVVPLYAGFRGEGMVFRRADAQEP; from the coding sequence ATGAGGTTCTGGGTGGACCCCCTCCCGCGCCCTGGGGCCTACGCCGGGGTGGTCGTTGTGGTGGACGTGATCCGGGCCACCACCACCGCAGCGGCCTACCTTAGGGCCGGGGCCCGGGCCTTGGTATTGGCCCCTTCCCTCGAGGCCGCCCGGGCCCTAAAGGGCAGGGAGGAGGTTCTGGCCGGGGAGGTGGGGGGGCTTAGGCCCCCGGGGTTTGACCTGGGAAACTCCCCGAGGGAGGTGGCTGGCCTCGAGGGTCGGACCGTGGTCATGGCCACCACCAACGGCACCCGGGCTGCCCACGCCGTCCGGGGGGCCCGGGCCATCCTTCTGGGAAGCCTGCAAAACGCCACCGCTGTGGCCCAGGAGGCCGCCCGCTTGGGGGAGGAGGTCGCCTTGGTGTGCGCGGGCAGGGAAGGCCGGGTGGCCTTGGACGACCTCTACACCGCAGGCATCATCGGTAAGCGCCTCCAGGAGAGGGGCTTCCGGCCTATGGGGGATGGGGCTGTCCTTGCCCTCCTTCTCACCCATCAACCCCCCTTGGAGGTTTTACAAGCATCCGAAGCCGCCTTGGCCCTGCGGGAGGTGGGGCTTTCGGCGGACGTGGAGGCGTGCGCACGGGTGGACGCCCATGGGGTGGTGCCCCTTTATGCGGGGTTCCGCGGGGAGGGCATGGTCTTCCGGAGGGCCGATGCTCAGGAGCCTTAG